The nucleotide window CATAACCACAGCCATAATAGGGGCTAAATCCACAGCCATATCCTGTCCCATATCCACAGCCGTATCCCGAGCCGTATCCACAGCCGTATCTACTTCCATATCCACAGCCATAATAGGGGCTGAACCCACAGCTGTAGCTCTTTCCACAGCCATAGCCACAGGAGTTGCCGTAGTAGTTACAACACATGTTGTCAAGGCAAGAGGGTTCAGGTGGACTGCAAGAGGCTGTTTCTGAAGTGTGGGTGTCTCCTTCCCATGGACCTTTATATACTGTCAGTAATTGGCAGAGCATACCATTCATTCCCTGACACAGGCAGCAAATATGGAAGCAACATTATGAGCCAGTCACGTCACCACTGACAATCACTAAAGTTTGCTTAAAATAGCTCATTATTTGGGAGACTCCTGTTTCATTTTAAGAGCTTCACTTTAATTTGTTCTGCTGACAAACCATCTTAGTAGAATCGTGTGACCCAAAGCTGATCATTTTCAAATCTCCTCTCATTTAACAGATACCTTACAGAACAAGCTTGTTGGGGAATGTCAGACGATTttgcctccttttctctctcatttttccaAAATACCTGCTTctgaccacaggaaaaggaaTATTCCTGTCTCCTTTCCTGAATCATTGCAACTTCCTGTCCGTTTTTCCCTACCCTTTCTGCATTCCTTACCCCTGCCTTGTCCGACTCTCCTCAAATCCTAAGAATCTGATCTGTATCTGATAGTTCAAAACGAAGTCCATTACCGGGAAGAGTGAAGACTTACAGGCGTGGAGACAGTGTGCTGCATGTGTTCCTTCTTGTATTTCCTTCTTCGTGTACCAGGCAACGGAAGGTCCTGTTCACGTGGGGCagccctctttttctctcttttttgtagcTACCTGAGTCTCACCATTGAGGAGACTTTAACAGTTTAACCAACTTTATCTGGCTGAAAAATCGGAAGTCCTCAGTTAGACCAGAAActcatttttttcacataaagCCTTAGTCCATTCCCCTCACTCAAT belongs to Bubalus bubalis isolate 160015118507 breed Murrah chromosome 1, NDDB_SH_1, whole genome shotgun sequence and includes:
- the LOC112586428 gene encoding keratin-associated protein 6-2-like, with the translated sequence MCCNYYGNSCGYGCGKSYSCGFSPYYGCGYGSRYGCGYGSGYGCGYGTGYGCGFSPYYGCGYGTRYGCGYGSGYGSYWPVCYRRCYSCC